In Mangifera indica cultivar Alphonso chromosome 7, CATAS_Mindica_2.1, whole genome shotgun sequence, the genomic window ttgaagttAGCTTCACTTTTGACAATTGCATTGTTGATCATCAACCATTTGCGATTCTGATAATGGTTTTTTGCACTGATGCAAAAAGTTATGATTAATCTAAGATATACTtgtcttcttttttattcttaaacagCTTATGCCATTGTCTGCATTGTGTACTGTTAGATACTATGCATTCTAATTCTTCTGTTCCAATGTTTGCCTTTTGCCTATCAACTTCATTATCTTTTGTCCTTAATGTTGTTCTTTTTCCCCTTCTAGATTCTAAATACATCTAAAGGTCATATAATTGTGGAGCTTTTCAAAGAAGGATCACCAGAAACTGTGGATAAATTCATTGACCTGTGGTAAGCATCCAAACATTCTTGTAATTGGCTAGCTAAATCCATGGAAATTAACTGGATATAACATAATTCATCCATTGACTGTGATTAAATAAGCCAGAATAAGTTAGGTTACTGGAGAATGACAAAAATTCTTGGTGTGGATGGTGCATACTTTCTGTGGATTTTGTTTGAACTAAAATGGATGATGGAAAGGTTTAAGACTTAGTATATCTTAACCATAAATTGGAGTGCATCTCTTTCATTAGTgtgttctttttcttcataGAGAAAGTTCGGAAGATTTTTCTGTTCCTTGAGGTTGGAAACTAGTCATAAATGGGTTTTTTCCTGTTGTATACACTTGTCCTTCATTTGGGTCCAGATGATGCATATATATAGCAGTGTCATAGTAGTAGCTCAATATTACCTTCTCTTTATGGACATTGCGGTGAACATTTCtaaactatgatatttattcCACCCAAAAATGTTTTAGTTAAGTTTTTTCTAACACTAATGTGGCAGAAACTATGTGCCTAGTTCATGCTACATGTTCTGGTATACTCTTTGTGTACAACTATACCTAAAAATTTGTTGGTTTTCCAGTCAAAAGGGGCACTTCAAAGGGATGCCTTTCCATCATGTGATAAAAAACTATGTGATTCAAGCTGGGCATTCCCAGCGGCTTGCAGCTGCCGAGGATTGGACTTCAAAAGGGAAGCTTCGTGGTCGACTTGCTACAAGGTTTCAATCTGCTCATTTTTCTGTAGTGTTTATTGGTACTCGGTTAAACTGATGATTTGATTTTTCTGAAAAAACAGTCCAAAGCATGAGGCATTCACGATCGGAACTTCAAAAACTAAAGACAGTAAAGAATTTGAGTTATATATTACTACTGCACCCATTCCAGACTTAAATGATAAGCTTATTGTGTTCGGAAGAGTCATCAGGGGTGAGGATGTGGTTCAGGAAATCGAAGAGGTGGATACTGATGAACACTATCAGCCCAAGTCACATGTAGGAATCATTAATGTGACACTAAAAACATGAGATTTTGAGAATGTTTGGGCAAGATAGTGTAAATTTTTTCTGCATTGCAAGACAGATTGTCACTGGGTGAGTTTGTtgtaatattacatttttcttctatGGAATCTTGTTTTCTCCTGTTGTGCCCCTTCAATACATTATTTTCCTGCGGGGTGAGAGTAGCTTAGACTTGGAGAGTTTTAAGGAATGCTGTTGGTTAGTGAAGGTGTTGTACTTAGAGTAAACAAAATACAGAATTTACACAATTTTGTGAATTCCattgttaaatattttgtagTCCTCTCCCTAtctctcttttgtttcttgGGTGTGGTTATGATCATGCTAATCTAATCACTTATCGTTTTGCCTATTGCAAAGTTAATTTTTAGTGTTCTGTATGGcatctcaaaatttttgaatctcttagatttttaaatattacgTATT contains:
- the LOC123220899 gene encoding peptidyl-prolyl cis-trans isomerase CYP21-4 produces the protein MARIKPQALLVQSKRKKGPTRISITTIVFCNLIVVLIVLCFLGAYRHWSHRSGELKETRSSNFEDTDAFVVSKKFDLPGHAILNTSKGHIIVELFKEGSPETVDKFIDLCQKGHFKGMPFHHVIKNYVIQAGHSQRLAAAEDWTSKGKLRGRLATSPKHEAFTIGTSKTKDSKEFELYITTAPIPDLNDKLIVFGRVIRGEDVVQEIEEVDTDEHYQPKSHVGIINVTLKT